The Pseudomonas sp. FP198 genomic interval GCTGTATGAAGCCTTCGTCGATGATCGCGAGTCGCCGCTGGAGCCGTTGCCGGTGCAATACCTCGACTACAGCGTCTGGCAGCGCCAATGGCTGGAATCCGGCGAGCGCCAGCGTCAGCTGGACTACTGGACCGCCCAACTGGGCCGCGAACATCCCTTGCTGGAACTGCCGGCCGACCGCCCGCGTCCGCCGGTGCAAAGTCATCGTGGCGAACTGTTCCGTTTCGACCTCAGCGATGAGTTGGCCGCGCGGGTCCGTGCCTTCAATGCCGAACGTGGCCTGACCCTGTTCATGACCATGACCGCCGCCCTGGCCGTGCTGCTCTATCGCTACAGCGGCCAGACCGACCTGCGCATCGGCGCGCCAGTGGCCAACCGCATCCGCCCGGAAAGCGAAGGGCTGATCGGCGCGTTCCTCAACACCCAGGTGCTGCGTTGCCAGCTCGACGGGCAAATGTCGGTGGGCGAACTGTTCGAGCAGGTGCGCCACACCGTGATCGAAGGCCAGTCCCACCAGGACTTGCCCTTCGATCATCTGGTCGAAGCCCTGCAACCACCGCGTAGTGCCGCATACAACCCGCTGTTCCAGGTGATGTGCAACGTCCAGCGCTGGGAATTCCAACAGAGCCGCACGTTGGCCGGCATGAGCGTCGACTACCTGGTCAACGACGCCCGCGCCACCAAGTTCGACCTCAACCTGGAAGTCACCGACCTCGACCAGCGCCTGGGTTGCTGCCTGACCTATAGCACCGATCTGTTCGATGAGCCGCGCATCGCCCGCATGGCCGGGCATTGGCGCAACCTGTTGGAGGCGTTGCTGGTCGATCCGGCTCGGCGCTTGAGCGAGCTGCCGTTACTGGAGGCCGCCGAGCAGCAGCAAATGCTCGACAGTCTGGGTGTCGAGCCCGGTGAGCAGCGCCTCGATCAATGCCTCCACGTGCTGTTCGAAGAACAGGCCCGGGCGCGTCCCGACGCAGCCGCGCTGACGTTCGCCGGGCAGACCCTGAGCTATGCCGAACTCGAACGCCGCGCCAATCGTCTGGCCTGGATGCTGCGCGAGCGGGGCGTCGGGCCGCAGGTGCGGGTGGGCCTGGCGCTGGAGCGCTCGCTGGAAATGGTCATCGGCCTGCTGGCGATCCTCAAGGCCGGTGGCGCCTACGTGCCGCTGGATCCGGAATACCCGCTGGACCGCTTGCACTACATGATCGAAGACAGTGGTGTCGGTCTGCTGCTCAGCGACCGGACCCTGTTCCAGGCCCTCGGCCCATTGCCGCCGGGCGTGCAGCGCTGGTGCCTGGAGGACGACAGCGAGGCGTTGGCGCAGTATCCGGACCAGCCGCCGTCGCTGATCAATCTGCCGCAGCACCAGGCGTACCTGATCTACACCTCCGGCTCCACCGGCAAGCCCAAGGGCGTGGTCGTGTCCCACGGTGAAATCGCCATGCATTGCCAGGCGGTGATTCGCCGTTTCGGCATGCGCCCGGACGACTGCGAGCTGCATTTCTATTCGATCAATTTTGACGCGGCCACCGAGCGCCTGCTGGTGCCGTTGCTCAGCGGCGCTCACGTGGTGCTGCGCGCCCAGGGCCAGTGGGATGCTCAGGAAATCTGCGGGCTGATCCGTCAGCACCGCATCAATATTCTCGGCTTTACGCCGAGTTATGGCAGCCAGTTGGCGCAATGGCTGGCAACCCAAGGGCAAACGTTGCCGGTACGCATGTGTATCACCGGTGGCGAAGCCTTGACCGGCGAACACCTGCAACGCATCCGCGCCGCGTTCAGCCCGAGCCTGTTTTTCAACGCCTATGGTCCGACCGAGACGGTGGTGATGCCGCTGGCGAGCCTGGCGCCGGAACAACTGGAGGAGGGCGCGGGCAGCGTACCGATCGGCAGCGTGATCGGCGCCCGACGGGCCTACATTCTCGACGCAGACCTGGCGTTGGTGCCGCCAGGCGCGACGGGTGAGTTGTATGTCGGTGGCGCCGGCCTGGCCCAGGGTTATCACCAGCGTCCGGGCATGACCGCCGAGCGCTTCGTCGCCGATCCGTTTGCCGCCGATGGCGGTCGGCTGTACCGCACCGGCGACCTGGTGTGCCAGCGTGCCGACGGCCAAGTGGAGTACCTGGGACGAATCGATCATCAAGTGAAGATTCGCGGTTTCCGCATCGAATTGGGGGAAATCGAAAACCGCCTGCTGGAGCACGATGCCGTGCGCGAAGCGGTGGTACTGGCCCTCGACATGCCGGGCGGCAAGCAGTTGGCCGCTTATCTTGCCAGCGACATCGCCGAGCAGGACGCCACGGCGCAAGCAGCCCTGCGCGACGTGCTGAAGCAGCACCTCAAGACGCAACTGCCGGAGTACATGGTGCCGACTCACCTGATCCTGCTGGCGAGCATGCCGCTGACCGCCAACGGTAAACTCGATCGCCGCGCCTTGCCGATGCCCGATCCGGAGCTCAATCGCCAGCAGTACGTGGCGCCGAGCAATGCCCTGGAGCAAGCGCTGGCAGCGATCTGGTGCGACGTGCTGAACGTCAGACAGGTTGGCCTCAACGACAACTTCTTCGAGCTGGGCGGCGATTCGATCCTGTCGATCCAGGTCGTCAGCCGTGCCCGGCAGCAGGGCATTCATTTCACGCCGCGAGATCTGTTCCAGCACCAGACCGTGCAGGCCCTGGCCGCCATCGCCACCCGCAGCGAGCAGGTGAGTGTCGAGCAGGGACTGTTGAGCGGTGAGTCGGGGCTTACGCCGATCCAGCACTGGTTCTTCGCCAGCGAGATACCCAACCGTCATCACTGGAACCAGGCGTTGCTGCTGGAGCCGACCACGCGTCTCGAACCACAGCTCCTGGAGCAGGCGTTGCAGGCTGTTTTCCAGCAGCATGATGCCTTGCGCCTTGGCTTCGCCAATACCACCGGGCATTGGCGCGCCGAGCACCAGCCCTTGTTCGATGGGACGTTGCTGCAGCATCTTTCGGTGGAATCCGCGCAAGCCTGCGAAGCGCTGTTTGCCCAGGCGCAGCTTGGCTTCCAGCTGGCGAGCGGACCGTTGCTGCGCGCCGTGCTGGCGGACTTGCCGGACGGTCGGCAGCGCCTGCTGATCGCCGTCCATCACCTGGTGGTGGACGGGGTTTCATGGCGGGTGTTGATGGACGATCTGCAGACGGCTTACCGCCAATCTGCCGGCGGGCAGACGCTGCGGTTACCGGCCAAGACCAGCCCGTTGCGTGACTGGGCTGCGCGGTTGCAGGCCTACGCCGGCAGCGAATCCCTGCGCGAGGAATTGAACTGGTGGCGCGACCAACTGAGCGGGCCGGACGTTACGCTGCCTTGCGCGAACCCTGACGGCGGGCGGCAGGAGCGACACGCCGCAAGCGTCAGCGTGCGCCTGGACGCCGAGCGCACCCGGCAACTGTTGCAGCAGGCACCGAGCGCCTATCGCACCCAGGTCAACGACCTGCTGCTCACGGCGCTTGCCCGCGTGCTGTGCCGCCAAGGCAATCAGCAATCGGCGCTGATCCAGCTCGAGGGCCATGGCCGCGAGGCGCTGTTTGATGACGTCGACCTGACGCGCACCGTGGGCTGGTTCACCAGTGTCTATCCGCTGCGCCTGAGCCCGGCGGCCGATGATGTCGGCGCGTCGATCAAAGCCATCAAGGAGCAACTGCGCGCGGTGCCCCACAAGGGCCTCGGCTACGGCGTGCTGCGTTATCTGGCGGACGCCGGCACACGCCAGGCGATGGCCGGTTTGCCGCAAGCGCCGATCACTTTTAATTACCTCGGTCAGCTTGACCATACGCTCGGCCAGGACGCGTTGTTCCAACCGCTGGATGCGCCACTTGGCGCCATTCACGACCCTGATGCGCCACTGCCGAACGAGTTGAGTGTCGACGGCCAGGTCAGCGGCGGCGAACTGCTGTTGCGCTGGACCTTCAGCGCCGAGCGGCATGACCGTGAAAGCATCGTCGCGTTGGCCGAGGCCTATCTCGGCGAGTTGCAGCGGCTGATCGAACATTGCCTGGCGGACGAGGCGGGCGGCCTGACGCCGTCGGATTTCCCGCTGGCAAAACTGACCCAGGCGCAGTTGGACAACCTGCCGGTGCCGGCCGGGCAGATCGAGGATGTCTACCCGCTGACGCCGATGCAGGAAGGCATGTTGCTGCACACCCTGCTCGAACCGGGCACGGGCCTGTACTACATGCAGGACCGCTACCGCATCAACAGCGAGCTGGACCCGCAGCGTTTCGCCCAGGCCTGGCAGGCGGTGATTGCCCGCCACGAAGCCTTGCGCGCTTCGTTCTGCTGGAACGTCGGCGAAGACATGCTGCAGATCATCCACAAGCCCGGGCGCACGCCGGTGGAATACCTCGACTGGCTGCACGTGCCTGAGAACGATCAGGAGCCCAAGCTCCAGGCGCTGCTCAAGCGCGAGCGCGAGGCCGGTTTCGATCTGCTCAACGAGGCACCGTTTCACCTGCGATTGATCCGGGTCGGCGCGGCGCGCTACTGGTTCATGATGAGCAACCACCACATCCTGATCGATGCATGGTGCCGTTCGCTGCTGATGGATGATTTCTTCGAGATATACACCGCCCTCGGTGAACATCGCGAGCCCCGGCTGGCGGTGCCGCCGCGTTATCGCGACTACATCGGCTGGTTGCAACGCCAGGGGCTGGCCGAGGCGCGGCAATGGTGGAAGCAGAACCTGCAGGGCTTCGAGCGGACCACGCCGATCCCCGCCGATCGCCCGTTCCTGCGCGAACACGCCGGTGACAGTGGCGGCATGGTCGTCGGTGACTGCTACACCCGGCTCGACGCTCGGGACGGCGCACGGCTGCGAGAACTGGCCCAGGCCCATCAACTGACCGTGAACACGTTCGCCCAGGCCGCGTGGGCCCTGGTATTGCGCCGGGTCAGCGGCGATCGGGACGTACTCTTCGGCGTCACCGTGGCCGGGCGCCCGGTGGAGTTGCCGCAGATGCAACGCACCGTGGGCTTGTTCATCAACAGCGTCGCTCTGCGGGTGCAGATCCCGGGCGATGACCAGCGTTGCAGCGTGCGTCAGTGGCTCAACGGCTTGCTGGACAGCAACATGCAATTGCGCGAATACGAATACCTGCCGCTGGTGAGCATCCAGGAAGTCAGCGAACTGCCCAAGGGCCAGCCGCTGTTCGACAGCCTCTTCGTGTTCGAGAACGCACCGGTGGAAGTCTCGGTGCTGGATCGTGCCCAGAGTCTCAACGCCACCTCGGACTCGGGCCGCACCCACACCAACTTCCCGCTGACGGCGGTCTGTTATCCGGGCGATGACCTGGGGCTGCACCTGTCTTACGACCAGCGCTATTTCGATGAGTCCACCGTCCAGGGGCTGCTGGGCGAGTTCAAGCGATTGCTGCTGGCCTTGATGGAAGGTTTCCACGGTGACGTGGCCGAGCTGCCGCTGATTGGCAGCGCGGAACAGGACTTCCTGATCCAAGGCTGCAATCAGAGCGAGCGCGCCTATCCGCTGGAGCGCAGTTACGTCGAGCTGTTCGAGGCCCAGGTGGCGGCCCATCCACGACGCATCGCCGCGAGTTGCCTGGAGGACCGCTGCACGTACACCGAGCTGAACGAGCGCAGCAATCGCCTCGGCCACGCGTTGGTCGCCGCTGGCGTCGGGCTCGATCAGCCGGTGGCGCTGCTGGCTGAACGCGATCTCGACCTGTTGGGCATGATCATCGGCAGCTTCAAGGCCGGCGGCGGTTACCTGCCGCTTGATCCGGGCCTGCCGAGCCAGCGCCTGAGCCGTATCATCGAACTGAGCCGCACGCCGTTGCTGGTCTGCACCCAGGCCTGTCATGAACAGGCGCTGGCCTTGCTGGAAGAGTTCGCCTGCGCCGGCCGGCCAAGGCTGCTGGTCTGGGAAACCGTTCAGGCCAGCGCTGTGTCGCGGGACAATCCGCGCCTCTACAGCGGGCCGGACAACCTGGCCTACGTGATCTACACCTCCGGTTCCACCGGCTTGCCCAAAGGCGTCATGGTGCAACAGCGGGGCATGCTCAATAATCAGCTCAGCAAGGTGCCATACCTGGCGCTGGACGAGACGGATGTGATTGCCCAGACGGCGTCGCAGAGCTTCGACATTTCCGTTTGGCAGTTCCTTGCCGCACCGTTGTTCGGTGCTCGGGTGGACATCGTGCCCAATGCCATCGCCCACGACCCGCAAGGGCTGCTGGAGCACGTAAAACGCCAGGGCATCAGCGTGCTGGAGAGCGTGCCATCGTTGATCCAGGGCATGCTCGCCGAGGAACGCATCGGCTTGGATGGCCTGCGCTGGATGCTTCCGACCGGCGAGGCAATGCCGCCGGAACTGGCCCATCAATGGTTGTTGCGTTATCCGGACATCGGCCTGGTGAATGCCTACGGTCCGGCCGAATGTTCCGATGACGTGGCGTTCTTCCGGGTCGACCTGGCTTCGACGCGCGGCAGCTACCTGCCCATCGGCATGCCGACCGACAATAACCGCCTCTACTTGCTCGACGGTGCGCTGGAACTGGTGCCGTTGGGCGCGGTGGGCGAGTTGTGCGTCGCCGGCACCGGCGTCGGACGCGGTTATGTCGGCGATCCGCTGCGCACTGCGCCGGTGTTCGTGCCCGATCCGTTCGGGGCGCCGGGCGACCGGCTGTACCGCACCGGCGACCTGGCGCGCCGCCGCAGCGATGGGGTGCTGGAATATGTCGGGCGCATCGACCACCAGGTGAAGATTCGCGGCTACCGCATCGAACTGGGGGAAATCGAAGCGCGGCTGCATGAACAGCCCGAAGTCCGCGATGCGGCAGTGGGCGTGCAGGAAGGCGCCAACGGCAGGCATCTGGTGGGTTATCTGGTCGCCGCCGACGCGACGCTGAACCCGACCGAGCGCCTGGATCGCATCAAGCAGCGCCTGCGCAGCGAGTTGCCGGAATACATGGTGCCGCTGCACTGGCTGTGGCTCGACCGCTTGCCCCTGAACGCCAACGGCAAGCTCGATCGCAAGGCCTTGCCGGCCCTGGAGATAGGCCAGTTGCAAAGCCAGGATTACCAGGCCCCGGCCAACGAGCTGGAACAGACCCTGGCGGACATCTGGGCCGAGGTGCTGAAGGTCGAACGGGTGGGCGTACGCGACAACTTCTTCGAGCTGGGCGGACACTCATTGCTGGCCACACAGATCGCCTCGCGCGTGCAAAAAGCCTTGCAGCGCAACGTGCCGCTCAGGGCCATGTTCGAGTGCAGCACGGTGCAGGAACTGGCCGAGTACATTGCAGGGATGGAGGCCAGTGAAATCACTGGGGAGAAAGTCGATCGACTGAATGATTTGATGGCGGAACTGGAAGGAATGTAGTTTTGCGGCGTCTATGAACACGCCATCGCGAGCAAGCTCGCTCCCACAGGGTTTGTGGACGACACAAATCCCCTGTGGGAGCGAGCTTGCTCGCGATGGCTTCTGCATAAACAGTGCAAAACTCAAAGTTGACGACCCGCTCGTCGCGGCTCAGTCTCCCGAAGGTTTTTCCGGACTCAATCAAGGAATTCACTCATGCCCTTTGCAACGATCGACGGACAACCGCTCCATTACCTCGACCAGGGCCAGGGCCCGGTGGTGCTGCTTGGCAGCAGCTACTTGTGGGACCACAGCATGTGGACGCCGCAGATTGACGCCTTGTCGAAGCACTATCGGGTCATCGTCCCGGAACTGTGGGGCCACGGTCAGTCCGGACGTTTGCCCGAGAATACGTCCTCGCTGAACGATCTGGCTCGCCAGGCATTGGCGTTGCTCGATCAGTTGGGCATCGACTGCTTCAGCCTGGTGGGGCTGTCGGTGGGCGGCATGTGGGGCGCACGCCTGGCGCTGGCGGCGCCTGGACGCGTGCAATCGCTGGTATTGATGGACACCTATGTGGGCGTCGAGCCGGAGCCGACCCGTCTGTACTACTTTTCGCTGTTCGACAAAATCGAGGCCAGCGGTAGCATCCCGGAGCCGTTGCTGGACATCGTCGTGCCGATTTTCTTCCGGCCCGGCATCGACCCGCAATCAGCGCTTTACCAGCAGTTCCGCGCCACCCTGGCGGCGTTGCCGGCCGATCGTCTGCGCGACAGCATCGTGCCGCTGGGGCGGATCATCTTTGGTCGGGACGACATCCTGGGGCAACTGCCCGCGTTGAATGCCGAGCGCACGCTGGTGATGTGTGGTGACCAGGACAAGCCACGGCCACCGTCCGAGGCGCTGGAGATGGCTGAATTGATCGGCTGCGAGCATCTGCTGATTCCCGAGGCGGGGCATATTTCCAACCTGGAGAACCCGGCGTTTGTGACGGAGGCGTTGCTGGGGTTCCTAAAGCGCAGGGATTGACTTTGTGGCGAGGGGATTTATCCCCGCTGGGTCGCGAAGCGGCCCTAATGCTGTCGACTCGGTATCAGATAACCGTGGTGTCAGGTTTCAGGGCTGCTGCGCAGCCCAGCGGGGATAAATCCCCTCGCCACAGGTGGCCGGGGTTTTACTTCGGCCCGAGAATCTTCACCAGCTTGTCCGGCGACGGCGCGCCTTGCTGCTGTTGCAGGTCGCCCTGGTCGTCCAGGTAGAAAATCGCCGGGGTCGCGGACAGCTCCAGTTCATCCATCAACTGCTGGTTGGCGTCCAGTTTGGCCTGGATCGCCGGTGGTATTTCTTTCAGCGGTTTCAGCGGGCTGCCCTTGCCGGCCTTTTCGTGGTCCGCCAGGGCTTTTTCCGGCTCTTTGGCGGCCAGCAACGCGGCTGATTTCCCCGGGCTGTCTTCGCGGATGATGCCCACCATGATGTGGCGCAACTGCACCTTGCCGGCATTGACCCACGGCCGCGCCTGCTCCCAGAACATGTTGCAGTACGGGCAGTTCGGGTCGCTGAACAGATACACGGTGCGCGGTGCGTCCTTGCTGCCGTCGGCGATCCAGCTGCTGGCTTGCATCTTCGCCCAGATCTCCTTCGACATCGGATCGTAGACCAGCTTTTTCAGGGGTTCGAGGCTCAGGTCCTTGCCATCGGCGTCGTACAGGTTGCCCAGCAGCACATGCTGGCCGTCCGGCGTCAGATAGAGCGTCATGCCACGGCTCTGGTACTGCGCCGCGTAGCCGCGCAAGCCGTTCGGCGCGTCGAAGGTGCCGACGATCTTCGCGCCCTTGGCTTCGATCTTCTTGATCGCCGCGGGCAGCTCTTCGGCCTGAAGCAGCGGCGCTTGTAGCAGTGCGCCGGCGAAGGCCAGGGTCAGCAGGTGGTGGAGGCGGGGCATGGCAATTTCCTTGTCGCGGGGTGGATCGCCGTGGTGGAACCCGGCGTTTCGAAATTTTCCAGGGCGCGGGCCAGGCTCGCTTCCGACAGTTCGCCCAGGTGGCTGCCCAGCAGGCGACCCTCGGCGCTGTAGAACAGAGTCGTCGGCAGGGCCATGGAGCCGACGGCCTGGCCGAGGCGTCCACTGCCGTCGAACAGCACGTTGGTCAGGCTCAGGCCCTGGGTAGCGAGGTAGGTGCTGACGCTTTGCATGCTTTCGGCCTGATTGACGAACAGGAACGTCAGGTCCGGGCGCTGTTTTTGCGCCGCTTCCAGGACCGGCATTTCCCGTCGGCAAGGCGGGCACCAGGTGGCCCACAGGTTGATCACCAAGGGGCCGCCCTGGTAATCGGCGAGATTCACGGTTTCGCCTTCAGCGTTGCGCAGCTCGATCTCCGGCAGCCGGGTGCCTTGCTCGTAGATCGTCAGCGACATCGTCGCCACCGTCCAGAACAACAGGCCGCTGCCGACGCTGAAGCCCAGGGGCCGGCGCAGGGCCGGGCGGCGACGCGCCCAGAGCAGCGCGGCGACCAGCAGGGCGATGATGCCCGGCCAGGCCAGGAATCCGCCGTCGCGCAAATCGACGATCTGCCACGGGTCGTCCCGGTAATGGTTCCAGTACGCGGCGACGAAGCCGATTCTCGCGGCAAGCAGCCCCAGCAGGAACAGCCCGAACAGCACCGACTCGGGGTTCTCGCCGCCGCGCTTGGCCACGCGCCAGCCGACGAAAGTCGCCAAGGCCAGTGCGCTGATCAGCAGCAGATGATTGAGGGCGATGGCAAAGGTGCCCAGGGTAAACGTCAGCATCAGCGTGCGTTCCGGGTCATGTTCCAACGCTCCAGGAACGCCTCGGCGTCCACTTCTCCGGTGATCCGCTGGCTGCGGCGCTCTTCACCGTCGGCACCGATCCACAACAGGCTCGGCGGCCCCGGCACTTTGTAGCGACCCAGCAGCTCACGGCTGGCGGCGTTGTCAGCGGTGACGTCCAGGCGCAGCAGGCGCACGCCTTTCAGGGCGTCGAGCACTTCGGCGCGGCCGAATACCTGTTTTTCCATGATCTTGCAGGACACGCACCAGTCGGCGTAGTAATCGAGCAACACCCATTGGCCCTGCGCCTTGGCGGCGTCCAGTTCGCGCTGCAGGGCGGCGGGCTCGCTGACCGTGACGAAGGCATCGTGGGCGCTGACGGTGGCGCTGCCCCTGGCGCCGCTGTAGACCTGCAGCGGCCGGAACAGATCGTCGCTGCCGCCCGCGGCGCCGATCACCAGCACGCTACCCCACAGGCCGAACAGCAGCGATACGCTGCCCCACAGATAGGCGGCGCGACCGAAGCCCTGGGTCTGGCGCCAGGCGCAATAGGCGGCGACAACCAGCAGCGCGCCCCACAGTCCGATCCACAACGAGCCATCGATGATCGGGCGGAGCATCAGCAGCGCGGTGCCCAGGAACAGGAAGCCGAACACGCCCTTGAGCAGATTCATCCAGGCGCCGGGCTTGGGCAGGAAGCGATTGCCCACCGTCACCAGCAGCAACAGCGGCAGGCCCATGCCGACACCCATGGTGAACAGGATCAGGCCGCCATGCAGGGCATTGCCGCTCTGGGCGATGTACAGCAGCGCGCCGGCCAGGGGCGCGGTCATGCACGGCCCGACCAGCAGGCCGGATAACGCCCCGAGAATGCCGGCACCCAGCAGGCTGCCACCGCGGCGCTGGCGGCCGGCATTTTCCAGTCGATCGCGCAGGGCGGCCGGCAATTGCAGTTCGAAGAAGCCGAACATCGGCAGCGCCAACACCACGAATACCGCGGCGAAAGTGCCCAGCAGCCAGGGTTGCTGGAGCAATGCCTGAAGATTGGCGCCCAACAGCGCAGCAAGCACGCCCATGGCGGCATACACCAGCGCCATGCTGATGACATAACTGCCGGCCAGTGCCAGGCCGCGCCGGGGCCCGGCGCCGCTGCCCACCACCAGCCCCGCCAGGATCGGCAGCATCGGCAGCGAGCACGGGGTAAACGCCAGTAGCAGCCCCAGGCCGAAGAACACCAGCAGGCTCCAGCCCAGCGCGTGCTGTTGCAGGCCGCTGGCCAGGGCCTGGTCCTGCGCCTCGCCACTGGCCGTGGCCGGTGCGTCGCCGCCGAGGTCGACCACCTGGGTCTGGGGCGGATAGCAGAGGCCCGCGTCGGCACAACCCTGGAAACCGACCTTGATCTTGCCGGTGGCCCCGGCGGGAATCTTCAGCTCCAGTGCCTGGCGATAGACTTGCTGGTCGCCGAAAAACTCATCGCTGTGTGCTTCGCCCTCGGGCAGCCTGGGCTTCTGCGCGTCGGCCAGACCGTCGAATTTGAGCCGTTGCTGATACAGGTAGTAACCGTCGGCGATCTGCCAGAACAACTGGGTCTCACCCGAGTCCAGGCGTTCGGAGGTAAAGACGAAGGCCTTTTCCACCGGCAGGAAGTCGGGTTTGGTCTCGAAGGGATTGGCGGCCTGGGCCAGGCCCGAGATCAGCAGTAGACACAGCAAAAACAATCGACGCATGGATAAAGCCTTAGAACGAAGCAAGTGGAATGCACATTGGTGGCTGGCGATTAACCGTCGATTAACCCGGCGACGGCCGGTTTACAGCGAAGATCACCCATGCCTGGCGTACTCGTCGCATAATGTCGACTTAATCGGCCGGCGGCCTAATGTACCTTTTTCCACGGGGCTTACCATGC includes:
- the dsbD gene encoding protein-disulfide reductase DsbD, whose translation is MRRLFLLCLLLISGLAQAANPFETKPDFLPVEKAFVFTSERLDSGETQLFWQIADGYYLYQQRLKFDGLADAQKPRLPEGEAHSDEFFGDQQVYRQALELKIPAGATGKIKVGFQGCADAGLCYPPQTQVVDLGGDAPATASGEAQDQALASGLQQHALGWSLLVFFGLGLLLAFTPCSLPMLPILAGLVVGSGAGPRRGLALAGSYVISMALVYAAMGVLAALLGANLQALLQQPWLLGTFAAVFVVLALPMFGFFELQLPAALRDRLENAGRQRRGGSLLGAGILGALSGLLVGPCMTAPLAGALLYIAQSGNALHGGLILFTMGVGMGLPLLLLVTVGNRFLPKPGAWMNLLKGVFGFLFLGTALLMLRPIIDGSLWIGLWGALLVVAAYCAWRQTQGFGRAAYLWGSVSLLFGLWGSVLVIGAAGGSDDLFRPLQVYSGARGSATVSAHDAFVTVSEPAALQRELDAAKAQGQWVLLDYYADWCVSCKIMEKQVFGRAEVLDALKGVRLLRLDVTADNAASRELLGRYKVPGPPSLLWIGADGEERRSQRITGEVDAEAFLERWNMTRNAR
- a CDS encoding alpha/beta fold hydrolase, producing the protein MPFATIDGQPLHYLDQGQGPVVLLGSSYLWDHSMWTPQIDALSKHYRVIVPELWGHGQSGRLPENTSSLNDLARQALALLDQLGIDCFSLVGLSVGGMWGARLALAAPGRVQSLVLMDTYVGVEPEPTRLYYFSLFDKIEASGSIPEPLLDIVVPIFFRPGIDPQSALYQQFRATLAALPADRLRDSIVPLGRIIFGRDDILGQLPALNAERTLVMCGDQDKPRPPSEALEMAELIGCEHLLIPEAGHISNLENPAFVTEALLGFLKRRD
- the dsbG gene encoding thiol:disulfide interchange protein DsbG is translated as MPRLHHLLTLAFAGALLQAPLLQAEELPAAIKKIEAKGAKIVGTFDAPNGLRGYAAQYQSRGMTLYLTPDGQHVLLGNLYDADGKDLSLEPLKKLVYDPMSKEIWAKMQASSWIADGSKDAPRTVYLFSDPNCPYCNMFWEQARPWVNAGKVQLRHIMVGIIREDSPGKSAALLAAKEPEKALADHEKAGKGSPLKPLKEIPPAIQAKLDANQQLMDELELSATPAIFYLDDQGDLQQQQGAPSPDKLVKILGPK
- a CDS encoding TlpA disulfide reductase family protein; the protein is MLTFTLGTFAIALNHLLLISALALATFVGWRVAKRGGENPESVLFGLFLLGLLAARIGFVAAYWNHYRDDPWQIVDLRDGGFLAWPGIIALLVAALLWARRRPALRRPLGFSVGSGLLFWTVATMSLTIYEQGTRLPEIELRNAEGETVNLADYQGGPLVINLWATWCPPCRREMPVLEAAQKQRPDLTFLFVNQAESMQSVSTYLATQGLSLTNVLFDGSGRLGQAVGSMALPTTLFYSAEGRLLGSHLGELSEASLARALENFETPGSTTAIHPATRKLPCPASTTC